In the genome of Deltaproteobacteria bacterium, the window TCCTGCGGCAAATAACTGATCCCATGTCTTGCGCGCAGGTACATCGGCCAGTTGGTAATGTCCTCCGATCTCAAAAACACGGAACCTGAATCGGGTCTGGCAATCCCCACAATCATATAAAACGTAGTTGTCTTGCCCGCCCCGTTGGGTCCCAGAAGCCCGACGATCTCTCCTTCGTGTACTTTCAGGTCGACCTGGTCCGCCACTACCCGCCGCCGGTAGGATTTGACCAGTTGTTTCGTTTCCAGTTTGGACACTAGTTTCAATGGGTACCGCCGGGAAAGATAACCGCTTCCACGGGACTATCGGCTCCACCTTCGACCAGGAATCGTTTCTGATCCAGGAAAACGACGATCTTCGAGCCCTGAACATGCTGCAGTCCTTGTTTAAGCTTCGGGTTCCCGGTGATAATGATCTTTCGTTCGTTATGGTAATAATGAGCGACGTCACCCCTGACTTCGCGATCTCCCTGATTTAGAAGAACTCCGCCTCTGGCTATGATCTCCTTGATATCCTCGGGTCCCATTTGTGTATCTCCGCTTGAAACCTGATAAAGAACATCCATCTCCTGACACTGAATAACCATATCGTCCTGTACGGCCTTGACGTTTCCTTTGAAGGTCACCTTGCCGCCGGTGTGGTCCAACTCGAGTGTTCGGGAGGTAATCGTAACCGGACTTTTGCTTCCACCCTGCTCCGCTGCCGGAAACGCGGCTCCGCATATCGCCATAACGAGAAAAAAAGCGGCCAGAGCGCCTGCCGACAGTACCGAACGACCCCCCTCAAAGACCAGGTGTTTCTTGATACCTATCGGACGGTTTGAGGAAATATCTTAGCCTCCACATTGTCTTCCAAAAGAAATCTCCTTTGGTCTACCTGAGCGCGCATACCCTTACCCTTCAGCAGGCACTGCCGGGATCGGATACGAACTTCCCCGGGTGTCCAGATCTCCTTGGACGTATCGTCGTAGAACATCTGGTCTGTTTCCAGCCGGACCCGGTCCCCTAAGTCCACGTTTACGTCGCCGTGGACCGAAATCGACCGGTCCTTGAGGTTCATTTCCCCGGTTTCGCCTGTAAGGTGTAATTCTTGCTGATCCTGCAAGTAATAGATAAAATGGACCTGCTTAAACGTGGTGACGTCCTGAGACTTGATGTATGCGGCCTGTTGTGCGATCAATCGCCACTCGTTTTCTCCGTCCTTGGTCTGAACGTATTCGATGTCCTCCAGACTCAAAAGCGGTTTACCGCGACTCGTTTCCGGCGCGGCAATTTCATGCCTTGTCGAAGCCGGTCCCGCGTGCAACAGGATAAAATACATAGCAGTTCCAGCTATTGCCGCGATCGCCAGAACAGGCCACAACTTCCCTCTAGTCATCGTAAGTTCAGTATAATCCACGCAGAAAATACATGTAAAGCAGTTTATAGAGACGCTTCGTCCCTCTAATAGGGCCACATGCTGCGTGCTTTCAGAATAAGCTCGCAGACTTCGCGTACGGCCCCACGTCCTCCCGGATTCCGTGTTTTATAGTGCACCCGCTGATTCAGATCGGACGCGCAATCGGCCACCGCAACAGCCAGTCCCACCTTCTCCAGAAGCGGAATGTCAGGAACATCGTCTCCGACAAAAGCCCAGTCCGCAGGCGAAGTTCTCG includes:
- the lptC gene encoding LPS export ABC transporter periplasmic protein LptC → MYFILLHAGPASTRHEIAAPETSRGKPLLSLEDIEYVQTKDGENEWRLIAQQAAYIKSQDVTTFKQVHFIYYLQDQQELHLTGETGEMNLKDRSISVHGDVNVDLGDRVRLETDQMFYDDTSKEIWTPGEVRIRSRQCLLKGKGMRAQVDQRRFLLEDNVEAKIFPQTVR